In bacterium, a genomic segment contains:
- a CDS encoding toprim domain-containing protein: protein LLNPLDGIGPDDLRIKELLLRLKGNVKEVILAINPNVSGDATVMYIAEKLHGIPIKISRIARGIPIGSDLEFADMTTLTRAMEGRVVL from the coding sequence CTTTTAAATCCACTGGACGGAATCGGCCCGGATGATCTCCGTATTAAGGAATTACTACTTAGATTAAAAGGTAACGTAAAGGAAGTCATACTGGCGATTAATCCCAACGTTTCGGGCGACGCTACGGTGATGTACATTGCCGAAAAATTGCATGGTATACCGATCAAGATTTCGCGCATCGCTCGCGGTATTCCCATTGGCAGCGATCTGGAATTTGCCGATATGACAACTTTGACGCGCGCCATGGAAGGAAGAGTTGTTCTGTGA
- a CDS encoding NAD(P)/FAD-dependent oxidoreductase: MVKKDYYDIIVVGAGPAGSTTAKFAAQNGAKVLLLEKDREIGVPVRCAEGVGAKGLLRIVGTVQPNWIASTITGFRLVSPDGTAVDARWGDCGYCLDRKVFDYELANIAAQAGTEVVTKAYVNGLIKDDGGRVLGVKIKQMGNDVEVRAGVTIGADGVETRVGRWAGLNTFTKMRDMESCAQFTIADLDVDQDMCEFVFSNQKVPGGYLWVFPKGNRTANVGIGISGEYAGKRSALSYLKDFVEERFSGKPILSTLCGGVPCSLTRKQISGNGFMLVGDAAHQVNPISGGGIVSGMYAGMVAGRVAAGAVRDNNFSAKRLEEYDKEWGRSIGKDHERFYRIKEAVFDFSDDQLNKLAREVLKIPIPERSLMRIFKAALKTRPKLIFDVIKLFT; the protein is encoded by the coding sequence ATGGTTAAGAAAGATTATTATGATATCATTGTAGTTGGTGCAGGTCCGGCGGGCAGCACGACGGCAAAATTTGCGGCGCAGAACGGAGCGAAAGTTCTACTGCTCGAAAAAGATCGTGAGATCGGCGTTCCGGTTCGGTGCGCAGAAGGAGTTGGTGCCAAAGGTTTGTTGCGTATCGTTGGCACAGTACAGCCTAATTGGATCGCATCTACTATAACGGGTTTTAGGCTGGTTTCTCCTGATGGAACGGCGGTCGATGCGCGTTGGGGTGACTGCGGCTATTGTTTGGATCGAAAAGTATTTGATTATGAACTTGCCAATATTGCGGCGCAAGCGGGGACGGAGGTTGTAACGAAGGCGTATGTCAACGGATTGATCAAAGATGATGGCGGACGTGTTCTGGGTGTTAAAATAAAACAAATGGGCAATGACGTTGAAGTAAGAGCCGGGGTTACGATTGGAGCTGACGGGGTTGAAACCCGTGTCGGGCGATGGGCGGGATTGAATACGTTCACTAAAATGCGGGACATGGAATCCTGCGCGCAATTCACCATTGCGGATTTAGACGTTGATCAGGACATGTGTGAATTTGTTTTTTCAAACCAGAAAGTTCCCGGCGGCTATTTGTGGGTGTTTCCCAAGGGGAATCGAACGGCGAACGTCGGCATAGGTATTTCCGGAGAATATGCAGGCAAAAGGTCGGCGTTGAGTTATTTAAAAGATTTTGTTGAGGAGCGGTTTTCCGGCAAGCCCATTCTTTCAACGCTTTGCGGCGGTGTACCTTGTTCCCTCACGCGAAAACAAATATCTGGCAATGGATTCATGTTAGTCGGCGACGCGGCCCATCAAGTCAATCCAATTTCCGGAGGCGGAATTGTGTCAGGCATGTATGCCGGAATGGTTGCCGGCAGAGTAGCGGCAGGCGCGGTTCGGGACAACAATTTTTCCGCTAAACGCCTGGAGGAATATGATAAAGAATGGGGAAGATCAATCGGTAAGGATCATGAACGTTTCTACAGAATTAAGGAAGCGGTATTCGATTTCTCAGACGATCAACTGAATAAGTTGGCGCGTGAAGTTCTAAAAATTCCAATCCCCGAACGCAGTCTTATGCGGATTTTTAAAGCAGCGTTGAAAACGAGGCCAAAACTAATTTTTGACGTAATAAAATTATTTACTTAA
- a CDS encoding purine-nucleoside phosphorylase, with amino-acid sequence MSELSDKLNESVLLIRKTIQDTPTLGVILGSGLGDFADTLEARTEIPTSTIPHFAKSTVEGHAGKLVFGRLSGKNVLALKGRVHYYEGYSLEQVTYIVRIMHALGVRSLIVTNAAGGVNPVFTPGDLMIITSHINFFFVNPLRGSNEDQLGPRFPDMESEYDKDYIAIAEKTALRLGVKTQRGVYCAGPGPTYETRSEVKMFQKMGADAVGMSTVPEVIVAKHQGMRVLGISCITNLGTGISHTPLSHEEVTATANRVKTSFQSLIAEIIRQIA; translated from the coding sequence ATGAGCGAATTAAGTGATAAATTAAATGAATCCGTACTGTTGATTCGGAAAACAATTCAGGACACTCCGACTTTAGGTGTTATTCTTGGATCGGGTTTAGGTGATTTTGCCGATACGCTGGAAGCCAGAACAGAAATCCCAACGTCAACCATTCCTCATTTTGCTAAATCAACAGTAGAAGGTCACGCCGGCAAACTTGTTTTTGGCAGATTATCAGGGAAAAATGTGCTGGCGCTCAAGGGCCGTGTCCACTATTATGAAGGCTATTCGCTGGAGCAGGTGACCTATATTGTGCGGATCATGCACGCGCTGGGTGTACGATCACTTATCGTGACCAATGCTGCAGGCGGAGTTAATCCGGTGTTCACGCCCGGTGATCTGATGATCATCACGAGCCATATCAATTTCTTTTTTGTTAATCCTCTTCGTGGCAGCAATGAAGATCAGTTAGGGCCGAGATTTCCTGATATGGAAAGCGAATATGATAAGGATTATATTGCGATTGCAGAAAAAACAGCGTTGCGATTAGGTGTGAAGACTCAACGCGGTGTTTATTGTGCCGGGCCTGGGCCGACATACGAAACACGATCCGAAGTTAAAATGTTTCAAAAAATGGGCGCCGATGCGGTTGGAATGTCAACCGTTCCGGAGGTTATCGTTGCAAAACATCAAGGCATGAGAGTATTAGGTATCAGTTGTATTACCAATTTAGGAACGGGTATCAGTCATACGCCGCTCAGCCATGAAGAAGTTACCGCCACCGCTAACCGTGTAAAAACTTCTTTTCAATCGCTTATCGCTGAGATCATTCGCCAGATTGCTTAG